A stretch of Cyanobacterium sp. HL-69 DNA encodes these proteins:
- a CDS encoding bifunctional mannose-1-phosphate guanylyltransferase / phosphomannomutase codes for MRAVLMAGGSGTRLRPLTCDLPKPMVPVLNRPIAEHILNLLKRNSITEVIATLHYLPDVMRDYFQDGSEFGVEMTYAVEEEQPLGTAGCVKNLEELLQETFLVISGDSITDFDLQKAIAFHREKQSKATLVLTRVPNPIEFGVVITDKEDRIQRFLEKPSSSEIFSDTVNTGTYILEPEVLKYLPKNEESDFSQDLFPLLLEIGAPMYGYVAEGYWCDVGHLEAYRESQYDAIDKKVLVDFAYREIEYGIWMGENTYIDPTAIIEAPVLIGNNCRIGARTRIEGSTVIGDNVTIGNDVELNRPIIGNGVTIGDECSLSACVVARGTRMDRRVQIAEGVVVGALCNIGEESQINIGVRIWPQKRIESGATLNINLIWGNIAHRNLFSQRGVTGLANIDITPEFAVKLGAAYGSTLKHGSSVVVSRDQRSVSRMVSRSLIAGLMSVGIDIQNLESTAIPISRTMTPKLGVQGGVHVRLHPERHEDMLIEFFDEKGINIPKPKEKKIEGAYFKEDLRRVHSIDIGDMSYPSQIIETYRKTFETQLDVEAIHTSNTKIVIDYVYSVSGAILPQILGKFSCDAVVLNASLRQRAISTEEREVLLVQLGHVVEALKANFGVQVSANGELFILVDESGLQIRGEELTALMVNTILTANPRGTVVVPVNTSSAVEQIARRHDGRVIRTKVNPTALMEATQNNPNVVLGGSGDMGFIFPHLHPGFDAMFSIAKLIEMLTVQERSLTQVRTELPKVCHKSQSLRCPLKTKGALMRYLVETESPEALELIDGVKIVEPHSDNWVLILPDAGESLVHIYTNSDSKEWADKYSQIYRSKIQKFIITQQVND; via the coding sequence ATGCGAGCGGTTTTAATGGCGGGAGGCTCAGGCACTCGATTGCGTCCTTTAACCTGTGATTTACCTAAGCCCATGGTACCAGTGTTAAACCGCCCCATTGCCGAGCATATCCTTAATTTACTTAAGCGTAACAGCATCACCGAAGTGATTGCCACCCTTCATTATCTTCCTGATGTGATGCGAGATTATTTTCAAGATGGTAGCGAATTTGGGGTAGAAATGACCTATGCGGTGGAAGAAGAGCAACCCCTTGGCACCGCTGGATGTGTGAAAAATTTAGAAGAATTATTACAAGAGACATTTTTGGTCATTAGCGGAGATAGTATTACTGATTTTGATCTCCAAAAGGCGATCGCCTTTCACCGTGAAAAACAATCAAAAGCCACCCTTGTATTAACCCGTGTCCCCAATCCCATCGAATTTGGCGTAGTCATCACCGACAAAGAAGACAGAATTCAAAGATTTCTCGAAAAACCCTCCAGTAGCGAAATTTTCTCCGACACCGTCAACACAGGCACCTATATCCTCGAACCAGAAGTTTTAAAATATCTCCCCAAAAACGAAGAATCAGACTTTTCCCAAGACTTATTTCCCCTTCTCCTCGAAATCGGCGCCCCCATGTATGGATACGTAGCCGAGGGTTATTGGTGCGATGTGGGACACCTCGAAGCCTATCGTGAATCCCAGTACGATGCGATCGACAAAAAAGTATTAGTGGATTTTGCTTACCGTGAAATAGAATACGGCATTTGGATGGGAGAAAATACCTATATCGATCCCACCGCCATCATCGAAGCCCCCGTCCTCATCGGTAACAACTGCCGTATCGGCGCCCGTACCAGAATAGAAGGAAGTACAGTAATCGGCGATAACGTCACCATCGGCAACGACGTAGAATTAAACCGCCCCATCATCGGTAACGGTGTCACCATCGGCGATGAATGTTCCCTTTCCGCCTGTGTCGTGGCAAGGGGTACCAGAATGGATAGACGAGTACAAATCGCTGAAGGGGTAGTCGTGGGTGCATTATGTAACATCGGCGAAGAATCCCAAATCAACATCGGAGTGAGAATTTGGCCTCAAAAAAGAATCGAATCAGGAGCAACACTCAATATCAACTTAATTTGGGGCAATATAGCCCACCGTAACCTATTCAGTCAAAGGGGAGTAACAGGACTTGCCAACATCGACATTACCCCAGAATTTGCCGTCAAACTAGGGGCGGCCTACGGTTCAACCCTTAAACATGGCTCATCGGTGGTAGTATCAAGGGATCAAAGGAGCGTATCAAGGATGGTAAGTCGCTCCCTCATTGCAGGATTGATGTCTGTGGGCATTGACATTCAAAACCTAGAATCTACCGCCATTCCCATCTCCCGTACCATGACACCCAAATTAGGAGTGCAAGGGGGAGTCCATGTGCGCCTACACCCAGAGCGCCATGAGGATATGTTAATTGAATTTTTTGATGAAAAAGGTATTAACATTCCCAAACCCAAAGAAAAAAAAATTGAAGGGGCTTATTTCAAAGAAGACTTAAGAAGAGTCCATAGTATTGACATTGGCGATATGTCTTACCCTTCCCAAATTATTGAAACCTACCGCAAAACCTTCGAGACACAGTTGGATGTAGAAGCTATTCACACTAGCAATACCAAAATTGTGATTGACTATGTTTACTCCGTCTCAGGGGCTATATTACCTCAGATATTAGGTAAATTTAGTTGTGATGCGGTGGTATTAAATGCTAGTTTGCGACAAAGAGCTATTTCTACCGAAGAAAGGGAAGTTTTATTGGTGCAATTGGGTCATGTAGTGGAAGCCCTCAAAGCTAATTTTGGGGTACAGGTTTCTGCCAATGGAGAATTATTTATTTTAGTAGATGAATCGGGTTTACAAATTCGAGGGGAAGAATTAACAGCCCTGATGGTGAATACTATTCTCACGGCCAACCCAAGGGGGACAGTAGTTGTCCCCGTAAATACATCTAGTGCGGTGGAACAAATTGCCAGACGCCATGATGGCAGGGTGATTCGTACCAAAGTTAATCCCACAGCGCTTATGGAAGCAACCCAAAATAATCCTAATGTGGTGTTGGGGGGTAGTGGAGATATGGGCTTTATTTTTCCCCACCTTCATCCTGGTTTTGATGCTATGTTTTCCATTGCCAAACTCATTGAGATGTTGACGGTGCAAGAGCGCTCTCTAACCCAGGTAAGAACGGAATTACCAAAGGTGTGTCACAAATCCCAGTCTCTCCGTTGCCCTCTCAAAACGAAGGGGGCGCTAATGCGTTATTTAGTGGAAACAGAATCTCCTGAAGCATTGGAATTGATTGACGGGGTAAAAATTGTTGAGCCTCATTCTGATAACTGGGTGTTGATTCTCCCTGATGCGGGAGAGTCTTTGGTTCATATTTACACTAATAGTGATAGTAAGGAATGGGCTGATAAATACTCCCAAATTTACCGCTCTAAAATACAAAAGTTTATCATTACTCAGCAGGTAAATGATTGA
- a CDS encoding cupin 2 domain-containing protein, protein MMAKVQNLFDNLPFLVDGEDFSELLRCENVVVERIVSSDRPYHKIYNQDHHEWIILIEGETQLKIRDDFINLKAGDYLFIAAQTPHQVIKTSPNCIWLAIHIY, encoded by the coding sequence ATGATGGCGAAAGTTCAAAATTTGTTTGATAATCTCCCTTTTTTGGTGGATGGGGAGGATTTTTCTGAGTTATTACGGTGTGAAAATGTGGTGGTAGAGAGGATTGTAAGTAGCGATCGCCCTTACCATAAGATATATAATCAAGATCACCATGAATGGATAATCTTGATAGAAGGGGAAACCCAATTAAAAATCAGAGATGACTTCATCAATTTAAAGGCTGGAGATTATCTTTTCATTGCAGCCCAAACCCCCCACCAAGTAATCAAAACATCCCCTAATTGTATCTGGTTAGCAATACATATTTACTAA
- a CDS encoding putative metal-dependent hydrolase — protein MKKSIKVGDIAIALERKKIKNMYLKVRPPEGEILICAPETMTLETIRMFALKKLPWIKKQQKAIQSRTREAPRHYIDEETHYLWGEGYLLKIMESNNAPRVTLGHKTILLQIPPECDHEVAQRDRLTKQAIMAQWYREQLKQAIPPLIEKWQPIMGVKVNRFFVQQMKTKWGSCNVTHGNIRLNTELAKRQKICLEYVVVHEMTHLLEANHGKKFVALMDTFLPPWREYQEMLNSLPPNRDN, from the coding sequence ATGAAAAAAAGTATTAAGGTTGGTGACATTGCGATCGCCCTTGAGCGCAAAAAAATCAAAAATATGTATCTCAAAGTGCGCCCTCCCGAAGGAGAGATATTAATCTGCGCCCCAGAAACCATGACACTGGAAACCATAAGAATGTTTGCCCTCAAAAAGTTGCCATGGATAAAAAAACAACAAAAAGCCATACAATCTCGCACAAGGGAAGCACCTCGTCACTACATCGATGAGGAAACCCATTATCTTTGGGGGGAGGGTTATTTACTGAAAATTATGGAATCAAATAACGCACCTAGGGTAACTCTCGGCCATAAAACTATTTTATTACAAATACCTCCTGAGTGCGATCACGAAGTGGCACAGCGCGATCGCCTTACAAAACAAGCTATCATGGCGCAATGGTATCGAGAGCAGTTAAAACAAGCTATTCCCCCCCTCATCGAAAAATGGCAACCCATCATGGGAGTAAAAGTAAACAGGTTTTTTGTCCAACAAATGAAGACAAAATGGGGCAGTTGTAATGTTACCCATGGCAATATTCGCCTTAATACTGAACTAGCAAAGAGACAAAAAATATGCTTAGAATATGTCGTTGTCCATGAAATGACGCACCTACTAGAAGCCAATCATGGTAAAAAATTTGTCGCCCTCATGGATACTTTTTTGCCCCCATGGCGAGAATACCAAGAAATGCTCAATAGTTTACCTCCTAATAGAGATAATTAA
- the comM gene encoding magnesium chelatase family protein yields MLARVWSATVVGLPDAAVQESRERVKAAIRNSGFAFPMRKVTINLTPADLRKEGPSFDLPISVGILAASEQIDPLLLGDYLFLGEMSLDGSLRPIAGVLPMAAVAVKLGFKGIVLPKANAQEAAVVQGLEVYGLNNLDEVAQFLQEPEKFSATRVNIGEDFEPLFALMDNLKDVKGQNHARRALEIAAAGGHNLIFVGPPGSGKTMLARRLPSILPPLSFGEALEVSQVYSVAGLLKNSGSLVRSRPFRSPHHSASGASLVGGGSYPKPGEISLSHHGVLFLDELTEFKRNVLEFLRQPLEDGFVTISRARQSVEFPAQFTLVASTNPCPCGYYGDSIQPCSCSPRQREQYWAKLSGPLLDRIDLQVVVSRLKPEEMTSQPQGENSESVRERVKKARAIAQERFKETKISSNAQMQSKHLREHCVLDETCRTLLENAIRKLGLSARAMDRILKVSRTIADLAGDTDLQSYHLAEAIQYRTIDRMQ; encoded by the coding sequence ATGTTAGCCAGGGTATGGAGCGCTACGGTGGTGGGCTTACCTGATGCGGCGGTGCAGGAGTCGAGGGAGAGGGTGAAGGCAGCCATCAGAAATTCTGGGTTTGCGTTTCCTATGCGCAAGGTGACGATTAATCTTACCCCTGCTGATTTGAGAAAGGAAGGCCCTAGCTTTGATTTACCTATTAGTGTTGGTATTTTAGCGGCCTCTGAACAAATTGATCCTCTTTTGTTGGGGGATTATCTTTTTTTGGGGGAGATGTCTTTGGATGGTAGTTTACGCCCCATCGCAGGGGTTTTACCCATGGCAGCGGTGGCAGTGAAGTTGGGCTTTAAGGGGATAGTTTTACCCAAAGCAAATGCTCAGGAAGCAGCGGTGGTGCAAGGTTTGGAGGTGTATGGTTTAAATAATTTGGATGAGGTTGCCCAGTTTTTGCAAGAGCCTGAGAAATTTAGTGCCACAAGGGTAAATATAGGGGAAGATTTCGAGCCTCTTTTTGCTTTGATGGATAATTTGAAGGATGTGAAGGGGCAAAACCATGCCCGTAGAGCTTTGGAAATTGCGGCAGCAGGGGGACATAATTTGATTTTTGTGGGGCCTCCTGGGTCAGGAAAAACTATGTTAGCACGGCGTTTACCGAGCATCTTACCGCCCCTAAGTTTTGGGGAGGCGTTGGAAGTTTCTCAGGTTTATTCGGTGGCAGGATTGTTAAAAAATAGTGGTTCTTTGGTGCGATCGCGCCCTTTCCGTAGTCCTCACCATTCGGCTAGTGGGGCATCCTTGGTGGGGGGTGGTAGTTATCCTAAACCGGGGGAAATTTCTTTGTCTCATCATGGGGTGTTATTTTTGGATGAGTTGACGGAGTTTAAAAGGAATGTATTAGAGTTTTTACGGCAACCCCTAGAAGATGGTTTTGTAACTATTTCCCGTGCCCGTCAGTCGGTGGAGTTTCCTGCCCAGTTTACCCTGGTGGCGAGTACCAATCCTTGCCCTTGCGGTTATTATGGGGATTCTATTCAGCCCTGTAGTTGTTCGCCCCGTCAAAGGGAGCAATATTGGGCGAAGTTATCGGGGCCTTTGTTGGATAGGATAGATTTACAGGTGGTGGTTAGTCGTCTGAAGCCAGAGGAAATGACCAGTCAACCCCAAGGGGAAAATTCGGAGTCAGTGAGGGAGAGGGTAAAAAAAGCAAGGGCGATCGCCCAAGAGCGCTTTAAAGAAACTAAAATTAGTAGTAATGCTCAAATGCAATCCAAACATCTACGGGAACATTGTGTATTAGACGAAACTTGTCGTACCTTGTTAGAAAATGCCATCCGTAAACTAGGACTTTCCGCAAGGGCCATGGATCGAATTTTGAAGGTATCTCGCACCATCGCCGACTTAGCAGGAGATACCGATTTACAAAGTTATCACCTTGCCGAAGCTATCCAATATCGTACCATCGACAGAATGCAATAA
- a CDS encoding High-affnity carbon uptake protein Hat/HatR — MSKTKYKKQWQKSLDEYIMAVSWSINGDLAIASARGEVMVKRTKNDAVETLLDASETNEHPVGCVAFSPQGELLAVGTLDGKLRVWQVNPEVNLVEMFEFPKQWIENVHWHPSQPILAFSFGHYVQVWDAQNNQIIATLPFPDSSVLDLQWHPTGEYLAMAGNGGIHIWTASDWDEDPFIAEMQGACSKIGWSGDGNYLAGNCFDNSVWIWCWENLETWHLSGFGGKIRNITWSTSSADFAPLLAISCFNGVILWKKAEDDNDGWASLPLQAHDGIIESLMFHPQDFSFVSADDEGVLFFWNENRSIQQRFIIENDGFSAIAWHPDGTKLVAGSRHGKVIIWQQQEEKKGKGFA, encoded by the coding sequence ATGAGTAAAACAAAGTACAAGAAACAATGGCAGAAATCTTTGGATGAGTACATCATGGCCGTGAGTTGGTCTATAAATGGTGACTTGGCGATCGCCTCTGCCCGAGGAGAAGTAATGGTAAAAAGGACAAAAAATGATGCTGTAGAAACCCTTTTGGATGCTTCCGAAACCAATGAACACCCCGTGGGTTGTGTGGCATTTTCTCCCCAAGGAGAATTACTCGCCGTAGGTACTCTGGATGGAAAATTAAGGGTGTGGCAAGTAAATCCTGAAGTCAATTTGGTGGAAATGTTTGAGTTTCCTAAACAGTGGATTGAGAATGTACATTGGCATCCTTCCCAACCCATCCTCGCCTTTAGTTTTGGTCATTATGTTCAAGTATGGGATGCACAAAACAATCAAATAATAGCTACTTTACCTTTTCCTGATTCTTCGGTATTAGATTTACAATGGCATCCTACGGGGGAATATTTGGCCATGGCAGGAAATGGCGGCATTCATATTTGGACGGCTTCTGATTGGGATGAAGATCCTTTCATTGCCGAAATGCAGGGGGCTTGTAGTAAAATCGGTTGGTCTGGGGACGGTAATTATTTGGCTGGAAATTGTTTTGATAATAGTGTTTGGATATGGTGTTGGGAAAATCTCGAAACTTGGCATTTATCAGGATTTGGGGGCAAAATTCGTAATATTACTTGGTCTACTTCCTCAGCCGATTTTGCCCCTTTATTAGCTATTTCTTGTTTTAATGGTGTCATTTTATGGAAAAAAGCCGAAGATGATAATGATGGTTGGGCTTCTTTACCTTTACAAGCCCATGATGGCATTATCGAGAGTTTAATGTTTCACCCCCAAGATTTTTCCTTTGTTTCGGCGGATGATGAGGGAGTGTTATTCTTTTGGAATGAAAATAGAAGCATACAACAAAGATTTATCATAGAAAATGACGGTTTTAGTGCGATCGCATGGCACCCCGACGGTACAAAACTTGTGGCGGGAAGTCGCCATGGTAAAGTTATCATTTGGCAACAACAAGAAGAGAAAAAAGGCAAAGGTTTTGCCTAA
- the bfr-2 gene encoding bacterioferritin bfr, with product MKGSKKVIKELQKLLRSELSARDQYFTHSRMYQDWGLNKLYERIDHEMQDETQHADMIIKRILFLEGSVDLGDQADLNVGKTVPDMLKKDLELEYEVIGNLKSAIALCEEQQDYVTRDLLRQMLDDTEQDHAHWLEQQLWLIDNLGLPNYLQSQMG from the coding sequence ATGAAAGGTAGTAAAAAAGTTATCAAAGAGTTACAAAAGTTACTTCGTAGCGAGTTGTCAGCAAGGGATCAATATTTCACCCATTCTCGTATGTACCAAGATTGGGGCTTAAATAAACTTTATGAACGCATTGACCATGAAATGCAGGATGAAACCCAACACGCAGACATGATAATTAAGCGTATCCTATTTTTAGAAGGTTCTGTGGATCTGGGAGATCAGGCTGATTTGAATGTGGGTAAAACCGTTCCTGATATGCTCAAAAAAGATCTTGAGTTGGAGTATGAGGTCATCGGTAATCTTAAAAGTGCGATCGCCCTTTGTGAAGAACAACAGGACTACGTCACCAGAGATTTACTCCGTCAGATGTTGGATGATACCGAGCAAGATCATGCACACTGGTTAGAACAACAGTTATGGTTAATTGATAACCTTGGTTTACCCAACTACTTACAATCCCAAATGGGTTAA
- a CDS encoding putative YjbQ family protein — MACHQNILKIKTSGKCLHNITRDVASMVGESGIKTGLCTVFIMHTSASLIIQENADPDVLTDLSNFFNKLVPESATEYYHSAEGPDDMPSHIRSVLTNTSLTIPVNQGNLLLGTWQGIYLWEHRMRSHLRQIAVHINN; from the coding sequence ATGGCTTGTCATCAAAACATCCTTAAAATCAAAACCAGCGGTAAATGTTTACATAATATCACCCGTGATGTGGCTTCCATGGTGGGGGAGTCGGGCATTAAAACGGGATTATGTACTGTGTTTATCATGCATACCAGTGCTAGTTTAATTATCCAAGAAAATGCTGACCCTGATGTATTGACGGATTTGAGTAATTTTTTTAATAAACTTGTTCCTGAAAGTGCTACGGAATATTATCATAGTGCAGAAGGACCAGATGATATGCCCTCCCACATTCGCTCGGTTTTAACTAATACTTCCCTGACTATTCCTGTTAATCAGGGTAATTTGTTGTTGGGAACATGGCAAGGCATCTACCTTTGGGAACATAGGATGCGATCGCACTTACGCCAAATCGCAGTTCACATTAACAATTAA
- a CDS encoding 1,4-alpha-glucan branching enzyme gives MALGYLALVLHAHLPFVRHPESDYVLEEEWLYEAITETYIPLLQVFNGLKRDGVDFKMTMSMTPPLVSMLRDKLLQERYDEHLTQLEKLVQKEIDHNKDNGHIKYLAEYYAQEFSETRKVWEHYKGDLVSAFKEFQDSNNLEIITCGATHGYLPLMKMYPQAVWAQIEVACEHYEENFGIRPRGIWLPECAYFEGLERMLADAGLRYFLTDGHGLLYARPRPRFGTYAPIFTETGVAVFGRDHESSQQVWSSEVGYPGDPVYREFYKDIGWEADYDYIKPYIMPNGQRKNVGVKYHKITSRQAGLSDKALYDPYWANEKAAEHAGNFLYNRMQQVQHLAGIMQREPIVVSPYDAELYGHWWYEGPKFIDYLFRKAWFDQDTLYMIHLADYLKGHPNQQVAIPSQSSWGYKGFHEYWLNHTNAWIYPHLHKGAEKMINLATKEPKDELEWRALNQAARELLLAQSSDWAFIMRTGTMVPYAEKRTKSHLLRLKKLEEDIWSGEIDSGWLQKVEAIDNIFPSINYRVYRPV, from the coding sequence ATGGCTCTTGGCTATCTTGCCTTAGTGCTACACGCACACTTACCCTTTGTCCGCCATCCAGAAAGTGACTACGTCCTAGAAGAAGAGTGGTTGTATGAAGCAATCACCGAAACTTATATACCACTGTTACAAGTATTCAATGGACTAAAAAGAGATGGCGTTGACTTTAAAATGACCATGAGCATGACACCCCCTCTTGTGTCCATGCTACGGGATAAACTCCTCCAAGAAAGATATGACGAACATCTTACTCAGTTAGAAAAATTAGTTCAAAAAGAAATAGATCATAATAAAGATAATGGTCATATCAAATATCTTGCGGAATACTATGCCCAAGAATTTAGTGAAACCCGCAAAGTATGGGAACACTACAAAGGAGACTTAGTTAGTGCCTTCAAAGAATTTCAAGATAGTAATAACCTAGAAATTATTACCTGTGGTGCTACCCACGGATATTTACCCCTCATGAAGATGTACCCCCAAGCGGTGTGGGCGCAGATAGAAGTAGCCTGTGAACATTACGAAGAAAACTTTGGCATTCGCCCTAGGGGGATTTGGTTGCCCGAATGTGCATACTTTGAAGGCTTAGAAAGAATGTTGGCGGATGCTGGTTTACGCTACTTCCTTACCGATGGTCATGGTTTGCTCTATGCCCGTCCTCGTCCTCGTTTTGGTACCTATGCTCCCATTTTTACCGAAACGGGAGTTGCAGTATTTGGAAGGGATCATGAGTCTTCTCAGCAGGTGTGGTCATCGGAAGTTGGTTATCCTGGGGATCCAGTTTATCGAGAGTTTTACAAAGATATTGGTTGGGAAGCTGACTACGACTATATCAAGCCCTATATCATGCCCAATGGACAACGGAAAAATGTGGGGGTAAAGTACCACAAAATTACCAGTCGTCAAGCAGGTTTATCGGACAAGGCGCTTTATGATCCTTATTGGGCCAATGAAAAAGCCGCCGAACACGCTGGAAACTTCTTATATAACAGAATGCAACAGGTTCAGCACCTAGCGGGAATTATGCAAAGAGAGCCCATTGTGGTTTCTCCCTATGATGCGGAGTTGTATGGACATTGGTGGTATGAAGGCCCTAAATTTATCGATTACCTTTTCCGCAAGGCATGGTTTGACCAAGATACTTTGTATATGATTCACCTTGCAGATTATCTAAAAGGACATCCAAATCAACAGGTGGCGATTCCTTCTCAGTCTAGTTGGGGTTATAAGGGTTTCCATGAATATTGGTTAAATCATACCAATGCTTGGATTTATCCTCACCTCCACAAAGGGGCGGAAAAAATGATTAATTTGGCGACTAAAGAGCCGAAGGATGAGTTGGAATGGCGCGCCCTAAACCAAGCCGCGAGGGAGTTGTTGTTGGCTCAATCCTCTGACTGGGCATTCATCATGCGTACTGGTACCATGGTACCCTATGCAGAAAAACGGACAAAAAGTCATTTATTACGGTTGAAGAAGTTGGAGGAGGATATTTGGAGCGGAGAAATTGATTCTGGTTGGTTGCAAAAGGTAGAGGCCATTGATAATATTTTTCCTAGTATTAATTATCGTGTTTATCGTCCTGTATAG
- the lipA gene encoding lipoate synthase LipA encodes MTVKPEWLRVKAPQIQRVGSVKDILRDLSLNTVCEEASCPNIGECFNAGTATFLIMGPACTRACPYCDIDFEKVPKELDSTEPLRLAEAVKRLKLNHVVITSVNRDDLPDGGASQFVACIEETRKLSPNTTIEVLIPDLCGDWDGLAKILSANPEVLNHNTETIPRLYRKVRPQGEYGRSLELLAQTRKLNPSVYTKSGIMVGLGESDEEVKQVMQDLRAVDCDILTIGQYLQPSSHHLQVKEFVTPEMFDSWRVYGEEIGFLQVVSTPLTRSSYHAEEVRNLMKLYPRTMETVKG; translated from the coding sequence GTGACTGTAAAACCAGAATGGCTGAGGGTAAAAGCTCCTCAAATACAAAGAGTTGGTAGCGTAAAAGATATTCTTAGGGATTTAAGTTTAAATACTGTGTGTGAGGAAGCCTCTTGCCCTAATATAGGTGAGTGTTTCAATGCTGGTACTGCCACTTTTTTGATTATGGGGCCAGCTTGTACCCGTGCTTGTCCTTATTGTGACATTGACTTTGAAAAAGTACCCAAGGAATTAGATTCCACTGAGCCTTTAAGGTTGGCAGAAGCGGTTAAACGTCTCAAACTTAACCATGTGGTAATTACTTCTGTGAATCGTGATGATTTGCCTGATGGGGGGGCTAGTCAGTTTGTGGCTTGTATCGAGGAAACCCGTAAGTTATCTCCTAATACTACCATTGAGGTTCTAATTCCTGATTTGTGTGGTGATTGGGATGGTTTGGCAAAGATTTTAAGCGCTAACCCAGAGGTTTTGAACCACAATACGGAGACAATACCCCGATTATATCGTAAGGTGCGCCCCCAAGGGGAATATGGGCGATCGCTCGAACTCCTTGCCCAAACTAGAAAGTTAAACCCAAGTGTTTATACCAAGTCTGGAATTATGGTTGGCTTGGGGGAAAGTGATGAGGAAGTTAAACAAGTAATGCAGGATTTACGGGCCGTTGATTGTGATATTTTGACCATTGGGCAGTATTTACAACCTTCTTCCCATCATCTACAGGTAAAGGAATTTGTTACTCCTGAAATGTTTGATAGTTGGCGTGTTTATGGAGAGGAAATAGGATTTTTACAAGTGGTTTCAACCCCCCTCACCCGTAGCTCATATCATGCGGAGGAAGTGCGCAATTTGATGAAATTGTATCCTCGTACCATGGAAACGGTTAAGGGGTAA
- the bfr gene encoding bacterioferritin bfr produces MQGNQDVKAQLNTVLKIKLTAINQFFLHARMCKNWGLDRLNGYEYSYSIKLMKQADKIIERIFFLEGLPNLQDLGSLLIGEDVPEILANDLTLTSNMAESLRGAIALSENQQDYVTRDLFRDLLEEAEEQIDWIESQQWLIQESGLQNFLQSMM; encoded by the coding sequence ATGCAGGGAAATCAAGATGTTAAGGCTCAACTTAATACAGTCTTAAAGATTAAATTGACTGCGATTAACCAGTTTTTTTTACATGCTAGAATGTGCAAAAATTGGGGTTTAGATCGTTTAAATGGATATGAGTATAGTTACTCAATCAAGTTGATGAAACAGGCTGACAAAATTATTGAGCGTATTTTCTTTTTGGAAGGTTTACCTAATTTACAAGATTTGGGTAGTCTTTTGATTGGGGAGGATGTACCTGAAATTTTGGCTAATGATTTAACCCTTACTAGCAATATGGCGGAAAGTTTACGAGGTGCGATCGCCCTTAGCGAAAATCAACAGGACTATGTAACTAGGGATTTATTCCGAGATTTATTAGAAGAAGCCGAAGAGCAAATTGATTGGATTGAGTCTCAACAGTGGTTAATTCAAGAGTCAGGTTTACAGAATTTCTTACAGTCTATGATGTAG